The Yersinia intermedia genome window below encodes:
- the kdpB gene encoding potassium-transporting ATPase subunit KdpB, producing MTRKQRAIFEPALVRTALIDAVKKLDPRVQWRNPVMFVVYLGSWLTTLIWLAILSGQATGSAMFTGNVALWLWFTVLFANVAEALAEGRSKAQAESLRGVKKTSWAKKLSEARVDAPQEKVSADSLRKGDVVLIEAGDTVPCDGEVLEGGASVDESAITGESAPVIRESGGDFSSVTGGTRVLSDWLVVECSVNPGETFLDRMIAMVEGAKRRKTPNEVALTILLVALTIVFLLATATLYPFSVFSVEANHAGSPVTITVLVALLVCLIPTTIGGLLSAIGVAGMSRMLGANVIATSGRAVEAAGDVDVLLLDKTGTITLGNRQASEFLPAPGVTEQQLADAAQISSLADETPEGRSIVVLAKQRFNLRERDLHSLNATFVPFSAQTRMSGVNVQDRMIRKGAVDAIRRHVESNQGHFPRAVEDAVESVARTGGTPLVVADGPRVLGVVALKDIVKGGIKERFAELRKMGIKTVMITGDNRLTAAAIAAEAGVDDFLAEATPEAKLALIRQYQAEGRLVAMTGDGTNDAPALAQADVAVAMNSGTQAAKEAGNMVDLDSNPTKLIEVVHIGKQMLMTRGSLTTFSIANDVAKYFAIIPAAFAATYPQLNALNVMQLHSPASAILSAVIFNALVIVFLIPLALKGVSYKAMSAAALLRRNLWIYGLGGLLVPFVGIKLIDLVLTALMMS from the coding sequence ATGACACGCAAACAACGCGCGATTTTTGAACCTGCACTGGTTCGTACTGCGCTGATAGATGCCGTGAAGAAGCTGGACCCGCGCGTCCAGTGGCGTAATCCAGTGATGTTCGTGGTCTATCTGGGGAGCTGGCTGACCACCCTGATTTGGCTGGCCATATTAAGCGGCCAGGCCACTGGTAGCGCCATGTTTACTGGCAATGTGGCCCTGTGGCTGTGGTTTACCGTACTGTTTGCCAACGTCGCCGAAGCATTGGCCGAGGGGCGCAGTAAAGCGCAGGCAGAAAGTCTACGTGGGGTGAAAAAAACCAGTTGGGCTAAAAAACTGTCAGAAGCCCGCGTGGATGCTCCGCAGGAAAAAGTCTCTGCTGATAGCTTGCGCAAAGGCGATGTGGTGCTGATTGAAGCTGGCGATACTGTGCCCTGTGACGGCGAAGTGCTGGAAGGCGGCGCATCCGTTGATGAAAGCGCCATTACTGGCGAATCAGCTCCGGTTATCCGTGAATCCGGCGGTGACTTCTCTTCCGTAACCGGCGGTACCCGCGTACTGTCCGACTGGTTGGTGGTTGAGTGCAGCGTTAACCCCGGTGAAACCTTCCTGGACCGGATGATCGCCATGGTTGAAGGTGCGAAGCGGCGTAAAACCCCTAACGAAGTGGCGCTGACCATTCTGTTAGTGGCACTGACTATCGTCTTTTTACTGGCAACAGCAACGCTCTATCCGTTCTCGGTGTTCAGTGTTGAGGCCAACCATGCCGGTTCACCGGTAACGATTACCGTATTGGTGGCGTTGCTGGTTTGTTTGATCCCCACCACCATCGGTGGCCTGCTATCAGCCATCGGGGTTGCCGGGATGAGCCGGATGTTGGGGGCCAACGTGATTGCCACCAGCGGGCGTGCGGTAGAGGCTGCTGGTGACGTTGATGTGCTGTTGTTGGATAAAACCGGCACCATCACGCTGGGTAACCGCCAGGCATCTGAGTTTTTACCTGCGCCGGGCGTTACTGAACAACAACTGGCCGATGCCGCACAGATCTCTTCTTTGGCAGATGAAACGCCAGAAGGCCGCAGTATCGTGGTATTGGCTAAACAGCGCTTTAACCTGCGTGAACGTGACTTGCACAGCCTGAATGCCACCTTTGTGCCTTTCTCGGCACAAACCCGAATGAGTGGCGTGAACGTGCAAGACCGAATGATCCGTAAAGGCGCAGTGGATGCTATCCGCCGCCATGTGGAATCCAATCAGGGCCATTTCCCACGGGCAGTGGAAGATGCGGTGGAAAGCGTTGCCCGTACCGGTGGTACACCACTGGTGGTTGCCGATGGACCACGGGTGTTGGGTGTGGTTGCGCTGAAAGATATCGTCAAAGGTGGCATCAAAGAACGTTTTGCTGAACTGCGCAAAATGGGCATCAAAACAGTGATGATCACTGGTGATAACCGCCTGACAGCAGCAGCTATTGCCGCCGAAGCGGGTGTGGATGATTTCCTGGCGGAAGCCACGCCAGAGGCCAAACTGGCCTTGATTCGCCAGTATCAGGCTGAAGGCCGATTGGTGGCGATGACCGGTGACGGCACCAACGACGCCCCGGCACTGGCGCAGGCTGACGTTGCCGTAGCCATGAACTCGGGGACACAAGCGGCGAAAGAAGCGGGCAACATGGTGGATTTGGATTCTAACCCAACCAAGTTGATTGAAGTGGTGCATATCGGTAAACAGATGCTGATGACCCGCGGCTCGCTGACCACCTTCAGTATCGCCAACGACGTTGCTAAATATTTCGCCATCATTCCGGCGGCATTTGCAGCCACCTATCCACAGCTCAATGCCCTGAACGTCATGCAGTTGCACTCACCTGCATCGGCCATACTGTCGGCGGTCATCTTTAACGCGTTGGTGATTGTGTTCCTGATCCCGTTGGCACTGAAAGGGGTGAGTTATAAGGCGATGAGTGCTGCGGCACTGCTGCGCCGTAACTTATGGATCTACGGACTGGGTGGTTTATTGGTGCCGTTTGTCGGTATCAAATTGATTGATCTGGTACTGACCGCCCTGATGATGAGCTAA
- the kdpC gene encoding potassium-transporting ATPase subunit KdpC: protein MSYLRPSLVLLILLTLITGIAYPLLTTGLAKLMFAEQARGSLAMLGDEVVGSTLLGQNFTQPGYFAGRPSVTADMPYNPMASGGSNLSISNPALDQVISERVTLLRQANPAQTGPVPVDLVTASGSGLDPSISLEAAYYQAPRIASVRQMPLSEVKQLIDSNVQKATPNFFGESVVNVLSLNMALDAQSPVKVPANPAKS, encoded by the coding sequence ATGTCATACCTGCGACCTTCACTGGTTCTACTGATATTACTGACACTTATCACCGGGATAGCTTATCCTTTGCTGACCACTGGATTGGCAAAATTGATGTTTGCCGAGCAAGCGCGCGGTTCACTGGCGATGCTGGGTGATGAAGTTGTCGGCTCTACCTTGCTAGGCCAAAACTTTACTCAGCCGGGCTATTTTGCCGGCCGCCCATCGGTAACGGCAGATATGCCTTATAATCCAATGGCCTCTGGTGGTAGTAATTTGTCCATCAGCAATCCCGCACTGGATCAGGTTATCAGTGAGCGAGTAACATTACTGCGTCAGGCTAACCCGGCACAAACTGGCCCGGTTCCGGTTGATCTGGTGACAGCATCAGGCAGTGGCCTGGACCCAAGTATTTCACTGGAAGCGGCTTATTATCAGGCTCCCCGTATCGCCAGCGTGCGCCAAATGCCGTTGTCTGAGGTGAAGCAATTGATTGACAGCAATGTACAGAAAGCGACACCAAATTTCTTCGGTGAATCCGTAGTCAATGTGCTGAGCCTGAATATGGCATTGGATGCCCAAAGCCCGGTAAAAGTACCGGCTAACCCGGCAAAATCTTAA
- the kdpA gene encoding potassium-transporting ATPase subunit KdpA yields the protein MAASGFLLIASFMLVLLVLSRPLGSFLARIIEGEPFAPLRQIEAGLWRCSGVKNEEMNGWQYALAILCFNLLGIVLLFTLLMAQGSLPLNPENMPGMSWHLALNTAVSFVTNTNWQAYSGENTLSYLSQMAGLTVQNFLSAATGIAVAFALIRAFARHSAHTLGNAWVDLVRITLYVLLPIALIIALIFVSQGVLQNLDSYLHITTLEGVKQTLPMGPVASQEAIKVLGTNGGGFFGANSAHPFENPTAFSNFVQMLAIFLIPCALCFAFGQVVGDNRQGHALIWAMSLIFVVAVVVVMYAELAGNPHLTQLGADSNINMEGKESRFGILATSIYAVVTTAASCGAVNAMHDSFTALGGMVPMWLMQIGEVVFGGVGSGLYGMLLFVLLTVFIAGLMIGRTPEYLGKKIDVFDMKMTALAILVTPTIVLLGTALALCTDAGRAGILNPGAHGFSEVLYALSSAANNNGSAFAGLSVNTPFYNLLLAAAMFLGRFGVILPVLAIASSLVAKKRQPAGNGTLPTAGPLFIGLLVGTVLLVGALTFIPALALGPVAEHLQIWLAL from the coding sequence ATGGCAGCGTCAGGATTTCTGCTTATCGCCAGCTTCATGCTGGTGTTGTTGGTGCTGTCCCGTCCGTTGGGGAGCTTTTTGGCACGCATAATCGAAGGCGAACCCTTTGCCCCGTTGCGCCAGATCGAGGCCGGTTTATGGCGTTGTAGCGGTGTAAAAAATGAAGAGATGAACGGCTGGCAATATGCGCTCGCCATTCTCTGCTTTAACTTACTGGGTATTGTCCTGCTGTTTACGCTGTTGATGGCTCAAGGTTCGTTACCGCTGAACCCTGAAAATATGCCGGGTATGTCATGGCATCTGGCCTTAAATACGGCTGTCAGCTTCGTCACTAACACCAACTGGCAAGCCTATAGCGGCGAAAACACCCTCAGTTATCTGAGTCAAATGGCTGGTCTGACGGTACAGAACTTCCTCTCTGCCGCAACGGGCATTGCCGTCGCTTTTGCTCTGATCCGTGCTTTTGCCCGCCACTCTGCCCACACGCTGGGAAATGCCTGGGTCGATCTGGTGCGCATCACCTTATATGTCTTACTGCCGATTGCGCTGATTATCGCGCTGATTTTCGTCAGCCAAGGGGTATTACAGAATCTGGATAGCTACCTGCACATCACCACATTAGAAGGGGTAAAACAGACCCTACCAATGGGGCCGGTGGCATCACAGGAGGCGATAAAAGTACTGGGGACCAACGGCGGGGGCTTCTTTGGTGCTAACTCTGCACATCCATTTGAAAACCCAACTGCATTTAGCAACTTTGTCCAGATGTTGGCCATTTTCCTGATCCCCTGTGCGCTCTGTTTCGCCTTCGGTCAGGTGGTGGGGGATAACCGCCAGGGCCATGCGCTGATCTGGGCTATGTCACTGATCTTTGTGGTAGCAGTGGTCGTCGTGATGTATGCCGAACTGGCCGGTAACCCACATTTAACTCAGTTAGGTGCCGACAGTAATATCAATATGGAAGGTAAAGAGTCCCGTTTCGGTATTCTCGCCACCAGCATCTATGCCGTGGTGACCACTGCTGCGTCCTGTGGTGCGGTTAATGCCATGCATGACTCCTTTACTGCACTGGGTGGCATGGTGCCAATGTGGTTAATGCAAATTGGCGAAGTGGTGTTCGGTGGTGTCGGTTCTGGTTTGTACGGCATGCTGTTATTCGTGCTGTTGACAGTGTTTATTGCCGGTTTGATGATTGGCCGTACTCCTGAATATCTCGGCAAGAAAATTGACGTGTTTGATATGAAAATGACCGCGCTGGCCATTCTGGTCACCCCAACTATCGTGCTGCTGGGTACCGCACTGGCGCTCTGCACTGATGCCGGGCGGGCGGGGATTCTTAACCCCGGTGCGCATGGTTTTAGCGAAGTTCTCTACGCCCTCTCCTCTGCGGCCAACAATAACGGCAGCGCCTTTGCTGGCCTGAGTGTCAATACACCGTTTTATAACCTGCTGCTGGCTGCCGCCATGTTCCTTGGCCGCTTTGGCGTGATTCTGCCGGTATTAGCGATTGCCAGTTCTCTGGTCGCCAAGAAACGGCAACCTGCGGGTAATGGCACGCTGCCAACCGCCGGCCCGCTATTTATCGGTTTGCTGGTGGGTACGGTGTTATTGGTCGGCGCATTGACCTTTATCCCAGCGCTGGCCTTAGGTCCAGTTGCTGAGCATCTGCAAATTTGGTTAGCACTTTGA